One genomic region from Streptomyces sp. NBC_00582 encodes:
- a CDS encoding GNAT family N-acetyltransferase, producing MPPSDTRAAAVAVRTGPLDRLGDWGPTPTPAGVFHLVPVQVDRDLPRICRWMNEPAISAFWDLAGPRTLTERHLRRQLADDSHSVPCLGVLEGTPMSYWEIYRADLDPLARHYPVRPHDTGIHLLIGGSGTRGRGLGGLLLRAVADLVLDRRPACSRVVAEPDLRNTPSLAAFLRAGFRFCAEVDLPAKRAALMARDRNLRDVL from the coding sequence GTGCCGCCCAGCGACACCCGTGCCGCAGCCGTCGCCGTCCGCACAGGCCCGCTCGACCGCCTGGGCGACTGGGGCCCCACCCCCACACCCGCGGGTGTCTTCCACCTCGTCCCCGTCCAGGTCGACCGCGACCTCCCCCGGATCTGCCGGTGGATGAACGAGCCGGCGATCTCGGCGTTCTGGGACCTGGCGGGACCCCGGACACTGACCGAACGGCACCTGCGCCGCCAACTGGCAGACGACTCCCACAGCGTCCCGTGCCTCGGCGTGCTGGAGGGCACGCCCATGAGCTACTGGGAGATCTACCGGGCGGATCTCGACCCGCTGGCCCGCCATTACCCCGTCCGGCCTCATGACACCGGCATCCATCTCCTCATCGGAGGCTCCGGCACCCGTGGGCGAGGACTCGGCGGCCTCCTGCTGAGAGCTGTCGCCGACCTCGTCCTCGACAGGAGACCCGCTTGCTCACGTGTCGTCGCTGAACCCGACCTTCGCAACACCCCTTCCCTCGCGGCCTTCCTCCGCGCCGGGTTCCGCTTCTGCGCCGAGGTCGACCTGCCCGCCAAGCGGGCCGCTCTCATGGCCAGAGACAGGAACCTCCGTGATGTCTTGTGA
- a CDS encoding vitamin B12-dependent ribonucleotide reductase, with protein sequence MTETASGPARGSRAKGAKTAKGLRIERIHTTPGVHPYDEVVWERRDVVMTNWRDGSVNFEQRGVEFPDFWSVNAVNIVTSKYFRGAVGTPQREVSLKQLIDRIVKTYSKAGEDHKYFASPADVEIFEHELAYALLHQIFSFNSPVWFNVGTPQPQQVSACFILAVDDSMESILDWYKEEGMIFKGGSGAGLNLSRIRSSKELLSSGGNASGPVSFMRGADASAGTIKSGGATRRAAKMVVLDVDHPDIEDFIETKVKEEEKIRVLRDAGFDMDLGGDDITSVQYQNANNSVRVNDEFMQAVEQGGKFGLRARMTGEVIEEVDAKALFRRIAEAAWACADPGIQYDGVINNWHTCPESGRITASNPCSEYMHLDNTSCNLASLNLMKFLKDDGKGTQSFDAERFQKVVELVITAMDISICFADFPTQKIGENTRAFRQLGIGYANLGALLMATGHAYDSDGGRALAGAITSLMTGTAYRRSAELASVVGPYDGYARNADAHNRVMKQHADANGTAVRMDDLDTPVWAAATEAWQDVLRLGEKNGFRNSQASVLAPTGTIGLAMSCDTTGVEPDLALVKFKKLVGGGSMQIVNGTVPQALRRLGYQEEQIEAIVAHIAENGNVIDAPGLKQEHYEVFDCAMGERAISPMGHVRMMAAIQPWISGAISKTVNMPETATVEEVEEIYFEAWKLGVKALAIYRDNCKVGQPLSAKTKDTKEQEKAEITEKAEDTIRAAVEKVVEYRPVRKRLPKGRPGITTSFTVGGAEGYMTANSYPDDGLGEVFLKMSKQGSTLAGMMDAFSIAVSVGLQYGVPLETYVSKFTNMRFEPAGMTDDPDVRMAQSIVDYIFRRLALDFLPFETRSALGIHSAEERQRHLETGSYEPAEEDVDVEGLAQSAPRQTDLKAVVTPKADAEVAKPAPKQAHTSAELVEMQLGIQADAPLCFSCGTKMQRAGSCYICEGCGSTSGCS encoded by the coding sequence ATGACAGAGACGGCGAGCGGTCCGGCACGAGGGTCCCGCGCGAAGGGCGCGAAGACCGCCAAGGGCCTGCGTATCGAGCGCATCCACACCACCCCCGGCGTGCACCCGTACGACGAGGTGGTCTGGGAGCGTCGTGACGTCGTCATGACCAACTGGCGCGACGGCTCGGTCAACTTCGAGCAGCGTGGCGTCGAGTTCCCCGACTTCTGGTCGGTGAACGCGGTCAACATCGTCACCAGCAAGTACTTCCGCGGTGCCGTCGGCACGCCCCAGCGGGAGGTCAGCCTCAAGCAGCTGATCGACCGCATCGTGAAGACGTACTCGAAGGCCGGCGAGGACCACAAGTACTTCGCCTCGCCCGCCGACGTCGAGATCTTCGAGCACGAGCTGGCCTACGCCCTGCTGCACCAGATCTTCAGCTTCAACAGCCCCGTCTGGTTCAACGTCGGCACCCCGCAGCCCCAGCAGGTCTCCGCCTGCTTCATCCTGGCCGTCGACGACTCCATGGAGTCGATCCTCGACTGGTACAAGGAAGAGGGCATGATCTTCAAGGGCGGCTCCGGCGCCGGCCTGAACCTCTCCCGCATCCGCTCCTCCAAGGAGCTGCTGTCCTCCGGCGGCAACGCCTCCGGGCCGGTCTCCTTCATGCGCGGCGCCGACGCCTCCGCCGGCACCATCAAGTCCGGTGGCGCCACCCGCCGCGCCGCCAAGATGGTCGTCCTCGACGTGGACCACCCCGACATCGAGGACTTCATCGAGACCAAGGTCAAGGAAGAGGAGAAGATCCGCGTCCTGCGGGACGCGGGCTTCGACATGGACCTGGGCGGCGACGACATCACGTCCGTCCAGTACCAGAACGCCAACAACTCGGTCCGGGTGAACGACGAGTTCATGCAGGCCGTCGAGCAGGGCGGCAAGTTCGGCCTGCGTGCCCGGATGACCGGCGAGGTCATCGAGGAGGTCGACGCCAAGGCGCTCTTCCGCAGGATCGCCGAGGCCGCCTGGGCCTGCGCCGACCCCGGTATCCAGTACGACGGCGTCATCAACAACTGGCACACCTGCCCCGAGTCCGGCCGGATCACCGCGTCGAACCCGTGCAGCGAGTACATGCACCTGGACAACACGTCCTGCAACCTCGCCTCGCTGAACCTGATGAAGTTCCTCAAGGACGACGGCAAGGGCACCCAGTCCTTCGACGCCGAGCGCTTCCAGAAGGTCGTCGAGCTCGTCATCACCGCGATGGACATCTCCATCTGCTTCGCCGACTTCCCCACCCAGAAGATCGGCGAGAACACCCGCGCGTTCCGCCAGCTCGGCATCGGCTACGCCAACCTCGGTGCCCTGCTGATGGCCACCGGCCACGCCTACGACTCCGACGGCGGCCGCGCCCTCGCCGGCGCCATCACCTCCCTGATGACCGGCACGGCCTACCGCCGCTCCGCCGAACTGGCCTCGGTCGTCGGCCCGTACGACGGCTACGCCCGCAACGCCGACGCCCACAACCGCGTCATGAAGCAGCACGCCGACGCCAACGGCACGGCCGTGCGCATGGACGACCTCGACACCCCCGTCTGGGCCGCCGCCACGGAGGCCTGGCAGGACGTGCTGCGTCTCGGCGAGAAGAACGGTTTCCGTAACTCCCAGGCGTCCGTGCTCGCCCCGACCGGCACCATCGGTCTCGCGATGTCCTGCGACACCACCGGTGTCGAGCCCGACCTCGCCCTGGTCAAGTTCAAGAAGCTGGTCGGCGGCGGCTCGATGCAGATCGTCAACGGCACCGTCCCGCAGGCCCTGCGCCGCCTGGGCTACCAGGAGGAGCAGATCGAGGCGATCGTCGCCCACATCGCCGAGAACGGCAATGTGATCGACGCCCCCGGCCTCAAGCAGGAGCACTACGAGGTGTTCGACTGCGCCATGGGCGAGCGCGCCATCTCCCCGATGGGCCACGTCCGCATGATGGCCGCTATCCAGCCCTGGATCTCCGGCGCCATCTCCAAGACGGTCAACATGCCGGAGACGGCGACCGTCGAGGAGGTCGAGGAGATCTACTTCGAGGCCTGGAAGCTCGGCGTCAAGGCGCTCGCGATCTACCGCGACAACTGCAAGGTCGGCCAGCCCCTCTCCGCGAAGACGAAGGACACCAAGGAGCAGGAGAAGGCCGAGATCACCGAGAAGGCCGAGGACACGATCCGTGCCGCGGTCGAGAAGGTCGTCGAGTACCGCCCGGTCCGCAAGCGTCTCCCCAAGGGCCGTCCCGGCATCACAACCTCCTTCACGGTCGGTGGCGCCGAGGGCTACATGACGGCCAACTCCTACCCGGACGACGGCCTTGGTGAGGTCTTCCTGAAGATGTCCAAGCAGGGTTCCACCCTCGCCGGCATGATGGACGCCTTCTCCATCGCCGTCTCCGTGGGCCTGCAGTACGGCGTGCCGCTCGAGACGTACGTCTCGAAGTTCACCAACATGCGCTTCGAGCCGGCCGGCATGACGGACGACCCGGACGTGCGGATGGCGCAGTCGATCGTCGACTACATCTTCCGCCGCCTGGCGCTCGACTTCCTGCCCTTCGAGACGCGCTCCGCGCTCGGCATCCACTCCGCCGAGGAGCGCCAGCGCCACCTGGAGACCGGTTCCTACGAGCCGGCCGAGGAGGACGTCGACGTCGAGGGCCTGGCCCAGTCGGCCCCGCGTCAGACGGACCTGAAGGCCGTCGTCACCCCGAAGGCCGACGCCGAGGTGGCCAAGCCCGCCCCGAAGCAGGCCCACACCAGCGCCGAGCTGGTGGAGATGCAGCTCGGCATCCAGGCCGACGCCCCGCTCTGCTTCTCCTGCGGTACGAAGATGCAGCGGGCCGGTTCCTGCTACATCTGCGAGGGCTGCGGCTCGACCAGCGGCTGCAGCTGA
- a CDS encoding TerD family protein gives MSGINKGIRKIEMALKWDPSPAGQPPTDLDIVAATYLADDPAGAPAYVVHFDSRSPDGTIYLNRDSKDGKGFGWDEVMTLELERLDARYARVVVGVVIQQHPAHRTFVSVLNPAFRIREGYAVLDEDEFGGVLGATAATVGEFVREADGWTFHPGIQGFEDDPVTFTRVMGQVRRS, from the coding sequence GTGAGCGGCATCAACAAGGGGATCCGCAAGATCGAGATGGCGCTGAAGTGGGACCCGAGTCCGGCGGGCCAACCGCCCACCGATCTGGACATCGTCGCGGCGACGTATCTCGCGGACGATCCGGCCGGGGCACCCGCCTATGTGGTGCACTTCGACAGCCGCTCGCCCGACGGGACCATCTATCTCAACCGGGACAGCAAGGACGGCAAGGGCTTCGGCTGGGACGAGGTCATGACGCTGGAGCTCGAGCGGCTGGACGCGCGGTACGCGCGCGTGGTGGTCGGTGTCGTCATCCAGCAGCATCCGGCGCACCGGACCTTCGTCAGCGTCCTGAACCCCGCCTTCCGGATCCGCGAGGGCTACGCGGTTCTGGACGAGGACGAGTTCGGCGGTGTGCTCGGGGCGACGGCGGCGACCGTCGGGGAGTTCGTACGGGAGGCCGACGGCTGGACGTTCCACCCGGGCATCCAGGGGTTCGAGGACGACCCGGTGACATTCACCAGGGTCATGGGCCAGGTGCGCCGGTCCTGA
- the lexA gene encoding transcriptional repressor LexA: MTTTADSATITAQDRSQGRLEPVHAMNEAVNPEGHKRSLPGRPPGIRADSSGLTDRQRRVIEVIRDSVQRRGYPPSMREIGQAVGLSSTSSVAHQLMALERKGFLRRDPHRPRAYEVRGSDQAVSVQPTDTAGKPAASYVPLVGRIAAGGPILAEESVEDVFPLPRQLVGDGELFVLKVVGDSMIEAAICDGDWVTVRRQPVAENGDIVAAMLDGEATVKRFKREDGHVWLLPHNAAYEPIPGDDATILGKVVAVLRRV; the protein is encoded by the coding sequence GTGACCACCACCGCAGACAGCGCCACCATCACCGCCCAGGACCGCTCCCAGGGCCGACTCGAGCCGGTGCATGCGATGAACGAAGCCGTGAACCCGGAGGGGCACAAGCGCTCCCTGCCGGGCCGACCTCCAGGCATCCGGGCGGACAGCTCGGGCCTGACCGACCGGCAGCGCCGGGTGATCGAGGTCATCCGGGACTCCGTACAGCGGCGCGGCTACCCGCCGTCCATGCGGGAGATCGGCCAGGCCGTCGGCCTGTCCAGCACATCCTCGGTGGCGCACCAGTTGATGGCGCTGGAGCGCAAGGGCTTCCTGCGCCGTGACCCGCACCGCCCGCGCGCGTACGAGGTCCGCGGCTCCGACCAGGCCGTCTCCGTGCAGCCCACGGACACCGCCGGCAAGCCCGCCGCGTCGTACGTCCCGCTGGTGGGCCGGATCGCCGCAGGTGGCCCGATCCTCGCCGAGGAGTCCGTCGAGGACGTCTTCCCGCTCCCGAGGCAGCTCGTGGGCGACGGTGAGCTGTTCGTGCTGAAGGTCGTCGGCGACTCGATGATCGAAGCGGCGATCTGCGACGGCGACTGGGTCACCGTCCGCCGTCAGCCCGTCGCCGAGAACGGCGACATCGTGGCGGCCATGCTCGACGGCGAGGCCACCGTGAAGAGGTTCAAGCGCGAGGACGGCCATGTGTGGCTGCTCCCGCACAACGCGGCGTACGAGCCGATCCCCGGCGACGACGCGACGATCCTCGGCAAGGTGGTGGCGGTCCTCCGCCGCGTCTGA
- a CDS encoding YdbC family protein: MLVKWIRCTVVDRRGFERGQRKWAGLLGEPGFRGQGGGWSRSRPSVAHVFAFWESRAFYDSFMARSHDRLAAAQAGTFKDAQVRLFDYRFDVKTGFEPRFTDSDLLRVALCRVHEQRAEHFTLMQEKVWNPAMAGSPGMIRGLFAEAPGHEFLVLSMWRSEAEHGKYRTERVERLALRAQTEADIAALTGDIVELETTWTV, encoded by the coding sequence GTGCTGGTCAAGTGGATTCGCTGCACCGTGGTGGACCGCCGCGGTTTCGAACGGGGGCAGCGAAAGTGGGCGGGGCTTCTGGGGGAGCCGGGATTTCGGGGACAGGGCGGGGGCTGGAGCAGGAGTCGGCCCTCCGTCGCGCATGTCTTCGCCTTCTGGGAGAGCCGTGCCTTCTACGACTCCTTCATGGCGCGCTCCCACGACCGGCTGGCCGCGGCCCAGGCGGGCACGTTCAAGGACGCCCAGGTACGGCTGTTCGACTACCGCTTCGACGTGAAGACGGGCTTCGAGCCCCGCTTCACGGACTCGGACCTGCTGCGGGTGGCCCTGTGCCGGGTCCACGAGCAGCGGGCCGAGCACTTCACCCTCATGCAGGAGAAGGTGTGGAACCCCGCCATGGCCGGCTCGCCCGGCATGATCCGCGGGCTGTTCGCCGAGGCGCCCGGCCATGAGTTCCTGGTGCTGTCGATGTGGCGTTCCGAGGCGGAGCACGGAAAGTACCGCACCGAACGCGTGGAGCGGCTCGCCCTGCGTGCCCAGACGGAGGCGGACATCGCCGCCCTCACCGGTGACATCGTCGAACTGGAGACGACCTGGACCGTATGA
- the nrdR gene encoding transcriptional regulator NrdR: MHCPFCRHPDSRVVDSRTTDDGTSIRRRRQCPDCSRRFTTVETCSLMVVKRSGVTEPFSRTKVINGVRKACQGRPVTEDALAQLGQRVEEAVRATGSAELTTHDVGLAILGPLQELDLVAYLRFASVYRAFDSLEDFEAAIAELRDQTGRSTADDDDREDGPGAVTGGREDDGGRGGTTRVPEPAHSAD; the protein is encoded by the coding sequence ATGCACTGCCCCTTCTGCAGGCACCCCGACAGCCGTGTTGTCGACAGCCGTACGACGGACGACGGCACGTCCATCCGCAGGCGCCGCCAGTGTCCCGACTGCTCCCGTCGTTTCACGACCGTGGAGACGTGCTCTCTCATGGTGGTGAAGCGGTCCGGAGTCACCGAGCCGTTCAGCCGCACCAAGGTCATCAACGGCGTGCGCAAGGCGTGCCAGGGACGGCCTGTCACCGAGGACGCACTCGCCCAGCTCGGCCAGCGGGTCGAGGAGGCGGTGCGGGCCACCGGAAGCGCCGAGCTCACCACCCACGACGTGGGGCTGGCCATACTCGGCCCGTTGCAGGAACTCGACCTCGTCGCCTATCTGCGGTTCGCCTCGGTCTATCGGGCCTTCGACTCGCTCGAGGACTTCGAGGCCGCGATCGCGGAACTGAGGGACCAGACGGGACGCTCCACCGCGGACGACGACGACCGCGAAGACGGCCCCGGAGCCGTCACGGGGGGCCGGGAAGACGACGGCGGGCGCGGAGGGACCACGCGGGTCCCCGAGCCCGCCCACTCCGCCGACTGA
- a CDS encoding ATP-dependent DNA helicase, protein MTKPSLPELLHAAVAAVGGTERPGQVAMAEAVAEAIDDGSHLLVQAGTGTGKSLGYLVPALAHGERVVVATATLALQRQLVERDLPRTVEALHPLLRRRPEFAMLKGRSNYLCLHRLHEGVPQDEEEGLFDQFEAAAPSSKLGQDLLRLRDWSDETESGDRDDLTPGVSDRAWAQVSVSSRECLGATKCAYGAECFAEMARERAKLAEVVVTNHALLAIDAIEGAPVLPQHEVLIVDEAHELVSRVTGVATGELTPGQVNRAVRRAAKLVNEKAADQLQTAAEGFERLMELALPGRLEEIPEDLNYALMALRDAARTVISAIGATRDKSVQDEDAVRKQALASVESVHDVAERIVGGSEYDVVWYERHDRFGVSLRVAPMSVSGLLREKLFADRSVTLASATLKLGGDFNGVGASLGLAPEGTEGDDLPPWKGIDVGSPFDYRKQGILYVAKHLSRPARDGDRADMLDELTELIQAAGGRTLGLFSSMRAAQLAAEELRGRIPEFPILLQGEETLGELIKNFAADPKTCLFGTLSLWQGVDVPGASCQLVVMDKIPFPRPDDPLMSARQKAVEDAGGNGFMAVAATHAALLMAQGAGRLVRASGDRGVVAVLDQRLATARYGSYLKASLPDFWYTTDRNQVRKSLAAIDAVARQAEAE, encoded by the coding sequence ATGACGAAGCCCTCACTCCCCGAACTCCTCCACGCCGCCGTCGCCGCAGTCGGAGGTACGGAGCGCCCCGGCCAGGTGGCCATGGCCGAAGCCGTCGCGGAGGCGATCGACGACGGCTCCCACCTCCTGGTCCAGGCCGGCACCGGTACCGGTAAGTCACTGGGCTACCTGGTGCCCGCCCTCGCGCACGGCGAGCGGGTCGTGGTCGCCACCGCCACGCTGGCCCTGCAGCGCCAGCTCGTGGAGCGGGATCTGCCGCGCACGGTCGAGGCGCTGCATCCGCTGCTGCGCAGGCGCCCGGAGTTCGCGATGCTCAAGGGCCGCTCGAACTACCTGTGCCTGCACCGTCTGCACGAGGGCGTCCCGCAGGACGAGGAGGAGGGCCTCTTCGACCAGTTCGAGGCGGCCGCGCCCAGCAGCAAGCTGGGCCAGGACCTGCTGCGGTTGCGGGACTGGTCGGACGAGACCGAGTCCGGCGACCGCGACGACCTCACCCCCGGCGTGTCCGACCGGGCCTGGGCCCAGGTGTCGGTGTCCTCGCGGGAATGCCTCGGGGCGACCAAGTGCGCTTACGGCGCCGAGTGCTTCGCGGAGATGGCCCGTGAGCGCGCCAAGCTGGCCGAGGTCGTCGTCACCAACCACGCCCTGCTGGCCATCGATGCCATCGAGGGCGCCCCGGTCCTCCCTCAGCACGAGGTGCTGATCGTCGACGAGGCGCACGAACTGGTGTCGAGGGTCACCGGCGTCGCCACCGGCGAGCTCACCCCGGGGCAGGTCAACCGGGCGGTGCGGCGGGCCGCGAAACTGGTCAACGAGAAGGCGGCCGACCAGCTCCAGACCGCCGCCGAGGGATTCGAGCGGCTGATGGAGCTGGCGCTGCCGGGCCGCCTGGAGGAGATCCCGGAGGACCTCAACTACGCCCTCATGGCCCTGCGCGACGCCGCGAGAACCGTCATCTCCGCCATCGGGGCCACCCGCGACAAGTCCGTCCAGGACGAGGACGCGGTCCGCAAGCAGGCGCTCGCCTCGGTGGAGAGCGTGCACGACGTTGCGGAGCGGATCGTGGGCGGCTCCGAGTACGACGTCGTCTGGTACGAACGCCACGACCGCTTCGGCGTCTCCCTGCGCGTGGCCCCCATGTCCGTGTCGGGCCTGCTGAGGGAGAAGCTCTTCGCCGACCGCTCGGTGACCCTGGCCTCGGCGACCCTGAAGCTCGGCGGGGACTTCAACGGCGTGGGCGCCTCCCTGGGACTCGCCCCGGAGGGCACCGAGGGAGACGACCTTCCCCCGTGGAAGGGCATCGACGTGGGATCGCCCTTCGACTACCGCAAGCAGGGCATCCTGTATGTCGCCAAGCACCTGTCCCGCCCCGCGCGCGACGGCGATCGCGCCGACATGCTGGACGAACTCACCGAACTGATCCAGGCGGCCGGCGGCCGCACCCTCGGCCTCTTCTCCTCCATGCGCGCCGCCCAGCTCGCCGCCGAGGAGCTGCGCGGCCGGATCCCGGAGTTCCCGATCCTCCTCCAGGGCGAGGAGACCCTGGGAGAGCTGATCAAGAACTTCGCGGCCGATCCGAAGACCTGTCTCTTCGGGACCCTGTCGCTCTGGCAGGGGGTCGACGTGCCGGGGGCCAGCTGTCAGCTGGTGGTCATGGACAAGATCCCGTTCCCGCGTCCCGACGACCCGCTGATGAGCGCCCGCCAGAAGGCCGTGGAGGACGCGGGAGGCAACGGCTTCATGGCCGTGGCCGCCACGCACGCGGCGCTGCTCATGGCTCAGGGCGCCGGCCGCCTGGTCCGCGCGTCGGGGGACCGGGGCGTGGTCGCCGTACTGGATCAGCGACTGGCGACGGCCCGCTACGGGAGCTATCTCAAGGCCTCCCTGCCCGACTTCTGGTACACCACGGACCGCAACCAGGTGCGGAAGTCGCTCGCGGCGATCGATGCCGTGGCCCGGCAGGCCGAGGCGGAGTAG
- a CDS encoding IucA/IucC family protein translates to MNNSPAPTGSPGPTSVDSATSASTSSVSTTPASTSSVPSIHAAPNASVPPQQRHATPAEAAHRGPAHLLDHADPHTAAQAAAVENLLRCWVRETGLPAAPADGILRVPLPASGTALLTPVHHWSPTGWHRFGLPRLADAPEQSPPADAVTVAALLSRETPEPPSPSGTPEPPRPSIPPRSAGHSTDPVDLVSRVADSVRRTADFISDRRSHPADGPDLFLSAEQSLLLGHPLHPTPKSREGLSDAEARLYSPELRGSFPLHWLAVAPSVLATDSAWTVGGRALPAQRLTARLAGAEPPSLDRPAAPDGYALLPTHPWQLREVRHRPEIAALFEAGLLRDLGAQGEPWYPTSSVRTVHRSGAPAMLKLSLGLRITNSRRENLRKELHRGVEVHRLLRTNLSRQWQSAHPGFDIVRDPAWLAVDGTDGRPVPGLDVVIRHNPFAPTDDVSCIAGLVSLRPYPAAATAAPDPRPAQSSRLAQIVTRLAARTGRPLTTVAAEWFLRYLEHVVRPVLWLDGETGIALEAHQQNTLLVLDSDGWPSGGRYRDNQGYYFRDSRRAELEARLPGIGEHSDTFVSDEVTDERFAYYLGINNVLGLIGAFGSQRLADERLLLAAFRRFLTAAAGGPHRLRSTLPARLLDSPVLRCKANLLTRLHGMDELVGPVETQSVYVTIANPLHS, encoded by the coding sequence ATGAACAACTCCCCTGCGCCCACCGGCTCTCCCGGCCCCACTTCGGTCGATTCCGCCACATCGGCATCCACCTCCTCCGTTTCCACCACACCGGCATCCACCTCCTCCGTTCCGTCGATCCACGCCGCACCGAACGCTTCCGTCCCTCCTCAGCAGCGCCACGCCACTCCCGCCGAAGCCGCGCACCGCGGCCCGGCCCACCTCCTGGACCACGCCGACCCGCACACCGCCGCCCAGGCGGCGGCCGTGGAGAACCTGCTGCGCTGCTGGGTGCGAGAGACCGGCCTGCCCGCCGCCCCCGCCGACGGCATCCTCCGCGTGCCGCTGCCCGCCAGCGGCACCGCCCTGCTCACCCCCGTCCACCACTGGTCCCCGACCGGCTGGCACCGCTTCGGCCTCCCACGCCTGGCCGACGCCCCGGAACAGTCCCCACCCGCGGACGCCGTCACGGTCGCCGCCTTGCTGTCCCGCGAGACTCCCGAACCGCCCAGCCCATCCGGGACACCCGAGCCGCCCAGGCCATCCATCCCCCCTCGATCGGCCGGTCACAGCACCGACCCGGTGGACCTGGTGTCCCGGGTCGCCGACTCCGTCCGCCGCACCGCGGACTTCATCAGCGACCGCCGCAGCCACCCCGCCGACGGCCCCGACCTGTTCCTCTCCGCCGAACAGTCACTGCTCCTCGGGCACCCGCTGCACCCGACCCCGAAGAGCCGAGAAGGCCTCTCCGACGCGGAAGCCCGCCTGTACTCACCCGAGTTGCGCGGCTCCTTCCCCCTGCACTGGCTTGCTGTCGCTCCTTCCGTGCTGGCCACCGACTCCGCCTGGACCGTAGGCGGCCGTGCCCTCCCCGCCCAGCGGCTGACGGCCCGACTCGCCGGCGCCGAACCGCCCTCGCTCGACCGCCCCGCGGCGCCCGACGGCTACGCCCTCCTGCCGACGCACCCCTGGCAACTGCGTGAGGTCCGGCACCGCCCAGAGATCGCCGCCCTGTTCGAAGCCGGGCTGCTCCGGGACCTCGGTGCCCAGGGCGAACCGTGGTACCCGACGTCCTCCGTACGCACCGTCCACCGGTCCGGTGCCCCGGCGATGCTCAAACTGTCGCTGGGCCTGCGCATCACCAACTCCCGCCGAGAGAACCTGCGCAAGGAACTCCACCGCGGCGTCGAAGTCCACCGTCTGCTGCGCACCAACCTCTCCCGCCAGTGGCAGTCGGCCCATCCCGGTTTCGACATCGTCCGCGATCCGGCCTGGCTGGCCGTGGACGGGACCGACGGACGCCCGGTGCCCGGACTCGACGTCGTGATCCGCCACAACCCCTTCGCCCCCACGGACGACGTCTCCTGCATCGCCGGCCTCGTCTCGCTCCGCCCGTACCCCGCAGCCGCGACGGCCGCCCCGGACCCGCGTCCCGCGCAGAGCTCACGACTGGCCCAGATCGTCACCCGCCTCGCCGCACGGACAGGACGCCCTCTCACCACGGTCGCCGCCGAGTGGTTCCTGCGATACCTGGAACACGTCGTACGCCCGGTGCTCTGGCTCGACGGAGAAACGGGCATCGCCCTGGAGGCCCACCAGCAGAACACGCTGCTCGTGCTGGACTCCGACGGCTGGCCCTCCGGCGGCCGGTACCGCGACAACCAGGGCTACTACTTCCGTGACTCCCGCCGCGCGGAACTCGAAGCCCGGCTGCCCGGTATCGGCGAGCACAGCGACACCTTCGTCTCCGACGAGGTCACCGACGAGCGCTTCGCCTACTACCTGGGTATCAACAACGTCCTCGGTCTCATCGGAGCCTTCGGCTCACAGCGTCTCGCCGACGAGCGCCTGCTGCTCGCCGCCTTCCGCCGCTTTCTCACCGCCGCGGCCGGCGGTCCCCACCGGCTGCGCAGCACGCTGCCCGCCCGCCTCCTCGACTCACCCGTGCTGCGCTGCAAGGCCAATCTGCTGACCCGGCTGCACGGCATGGACGAACTCGTCGGCCCGGTCGAGACCCAGTCCGTGTACGTCACCATCGCCAACCCCCTGCACTCCTGA